One genomic window of Kosmotoga olearia TBF 19.5.1 includes the following:
- a CDS encoding response regulator, which translates to METKKIMIVDDEENMRFLLTEELGEEGFHVITAASAEEALDLFEKHPDISLVTIDIEMPGISGLELAGMLRNKKPDLKIVLLTAYTHYKQDMASWAADAYVVKSTDLREFKETIKKLLD; encoded by the coding sequence ATGGAGACGAAAAAAATAATGATCGTAGATGATGAAGAGAACATGCGTTTTTTGTTGACTGAAGAGCTTGGTGAAGAAGGATTTCACGTCATAACCGCTGCTTCCGCAGAAGAAGCCCTGGACCTTTTCGAGAAACATCCGGATATTTCCCTCGTTACCATAGACATCGAGATGCCAGGAATCAGCGGCCTTGAATTAGCAGGCATGCTTAGAAATAAAAAACCTGACCTTAAAATTGTGTTGCTCACCGCCTACACACATTACAAACAGGATATGGCCTCATGGGCTGCAGACGCCTATGTGGTAAAATCCACGGATTTGCGTGAATTCAAAGAAACGATAAAAAAATTGCTTGATTGA
- the rsmD gene encoding 16S rRNA (guanine(966)-N(2))-methyltransferase RsmD, whose product MLTITGGNWKGRKVEVTPRLITRYTPQFARKALFDIIDVEGLRVLDLFSGSGIIAFEALSRSATNAVCIDSSRVSCNTIKKNALKLGCQEKLRILCADFRRAIPKLEKSGERFDFIFADPPFGENYIPELLEVLERNAGIFSENACLVIESSKKERELVKKYSGDASCLYDTREYGNVFLSFLKVVK is encoded by the coding sequence ATGCTGACAATAACCGGAGGGAACTGGAAAGGAAGAAAGGTTGAAGTAACGCCCAGGCTGATAACAAGATATACTCCCCAATTTGCGAGAAAAGCGCTCTTCGACATCATTGATGTTGAAGGACTGAGGGTTCTGGACCTTTTTTCTGGTAGTGGAATAATTGCATTTGAAGCGCTCAGCAGAAGCGCTACGAACGCTGTTTGCATCGATAGTTCGCGTGTATCCTGTAACACCATCAAAAAAAATGCCCTAAAACTTGGGTGCCAGGAAAAACTCAGAATTCTTTGCGCCGACTTCAGAAGAGCAATACCAAAACTCGAAAAAAGCGGAGAACGCTTCGACTTCATTTTTGCTGATCCCCCATTTGGCGAGAATTATATTCCCGAACTTTTGGAGGTTCTCGAAAGAAACGCAGGTATCTTCTCAGAGAATGCCTGCCTTGTCATCGAAAGTTCTAAGAAAGAACGTGAGCTTGTGAAAAAATATTCCGGCGATGCTTCTTGCCTTTACGATACAAGAGAATACGGAAACGTTTTTCTCAGCTTTTTGAAGGTGGTAAAATGA
- a CDS encoding ATP-binding protein — translation MSSRLREYLAKLQNLIRKLDEVCSSDFSVFVFEKYKKRLKEFNPGRDYYVMDFPEVQELLNTKKAISKQVKLRKGDRFESKEGIFVPLIKDELIGAVAVWDTNFQLTDAFLEAVSKITDMIFLLSAVSSGAEATRRLELVKELTDVFESTYNESELLHKTIGITRKMVKARYGFYCRKFGEVFAIDSASCDVCEKEFENWSFKFSEDLLLKLGEGKVFISPKTAGEYLSIFPEDFEVRSFILVPLDVEDKIEGLIIITDRESEEAEFRPHRYLDEEDLEMVQDISNRLTVAISRIRLMETLEKEVEELNKLKKINEDLIDLQRNQLLKMSAVHKIAQSIRRPLKKDRIIKIVLLGITSSAGLNFDRAIFLEKDQTSPFIIPRYTITREIEYELSRDIPLSGIYGNFSQYLLEASNYELPYFSNFSDTRRISYSGNLLLERVVLRRKALHITPEMWKHRYEELFQLRTIIDSDDFVLIPIAGEQSVQGMLVVDNSLSGRPILSSDLEILGLLADSCGLALELSNNYERLLEMTRSLERERNLSDYYRNFVSNILQSLESSIIVCDRDGKITEMNRRAEELFGLSREKCLGVPLKTVCDQLSELHSLIAEVLKVGETVTLSDHRLEDFNDRIFDIRITPLVNKRSEEIIGIILSLDDVTERFNLEKELRFREKMAALGEMSAKVAHEIRNPITIISGFTRRIARTRDREKIQQYVEILNRELERLETIVNDVLDYSRRAKKKENIESVNALELCQEIANGFKDLAKKKGISLIVEGDEETVFVGNKNRMKQVIINLVQNAIEASEDNGIVKIEVEFAQENVRISVWNKGKEIPPEILRRVFEPFFTTKTFGTGLGLSICKRIVEEHGGNITAQSDSNGTIFVVSLPSRRYANGDEKNNDRR, via the coding sequence ATGTCCTCACGGTTGAGGGAGTATCTTGCAAAATTGCAAAATCTAATCCGCAAACTTGATGAAGTCTGTTCCAGCGATTTCAGCGTCTTCGTTTTCGAAAAATACAAGAAAAGATTGAAGGAGTTCAATCCCGGTCGAGATTATTATGTTATGGATTTTCCTGAGGTTCAGGAACTTTTGAATACAAAGAAAGCCATCTCCAAACAGGTTAAACTGCGGAAAGGCGATCGGTTTGAATCTAAAGAAGGGATATTTGTTCCTCTAATAAAGGACGAATTGATAGGTGCTGTAGCTGTATGGGATACAAACTTTCAGCTGACCGATGCCTTTTTAGAAGCCGTTTCGAAGATAACAGATATGATATTTCTTTTGTCTGCTGTTAGTTCCGGAGCCGAAGCCACAAGGAGATTGGAACTGGTAAAAGAGCTAACGGATGTTTTTGAGTCCACTTACAACGAATCGGAATTACTCCACAAAACTATTGGTATCACGAGAAAAATGGTCAAAGCGAGATATGGCTTCTATTGCAGAAAATTCGGAGAAGTCTTTGCTATAGATTCAGCTTCCTGCGATGTTTGCGAGAAGGAGTTTGAGAACTGGTCTTTTAAATTCTCCGAAGATCTGCTTTTGAAACTCGGTGAAGGAAAGGTTTTTATATCACCTAAAACCGCCGGTGAGTATTTGAGTATTTTCCCTGAGGATTTTGAGGTACGTTCCTTCATTCTCGTACCGCTGGATGTCGAAGATAAGATCGAAGGCCTTATTATCATCACCGACAGGGAAAGTGAAGAAGCGGAATTTAGACCTCACCGCTACCTTGACGAAGAGGACCTGGAAATGGTGCAGGATATTTCTAACAGACTGACCGTCGCGATCAGTCGGATTAGATTGATGGAAACCCTTGAAAAAGAGGTTGAAGAGCTCAACAAACTGAAAAAGATAAACGAGGATCTGATAGACCTTCAGAGGAACCAGCTTCTAAAAATGAGCGCTGTACACAAAATCGCACAATCGATACGGAGACCCCTGAAAAAAGACAGGATAATAAAGATAGTTCTGCTCGGGATAACCAGTTCAGCTGGACTTAATTTCGATAGAGCGATCTTTCTTGAAAAGGATCAAACCAGTCCTTTCATAATTCCCCGATATACAATAACCCGTGAGATTGAATATGAACTTTCCAGAGATATTCCTTTGAGCGGCATTTATGGAAATTTTTCTCAGTATTTGCTCGAAGCATCTAACTACGAACTCCCTTATTTTTCTAACTTTTCAGATACAAGACGTATATCCTATAGCGGGAATCTACTTTTAGAAAGGGTCGTCCTGAGGCGCAAGGCATTGCATATTACTCCTGAAATGTGGAAACATCGCTACGAAGAACTCTTTCAGTTAAGAACCATCATAGACAGCGACGACTTTGTTTTGATTCCCATCGCTGGTGAACAAAGTGTCCAGGGAATGCTTGTCGTGGATAACAGTTTGAGTGGCAGGCCTATACTATCTTCGGATCTCGAGATTCTTGGTCTTTTGGCGGATAGCTGTGGACTTGCACTGGAGCTGAGTAATAACTATGAACGCCTGCTTGAAATGACACGTTCCCTTGAAAGAGAAAGAAATCTTTCAGATTACTACCGGAATTTTGTCTCTAATATCCTGCAGTCCCTTGAATCTTCTATCATCGTTTGCGATAGAGACGGAAAGATAACGGAAATGAATCGAAGAGCTGAAGAGCTCTTTGGCCTGTCGAGGGAAAAATGCCTTGGCGTTCCCTTGAAAACCGTGTGTGATCAATTGTCTGAGCTTCATTCTCTTATCGCTGAGGTTCTTAAGGTTGGGGAAACCGTTACCCTCTCCGATCATAGGTTGGAAGATTTCAACGACAGGATTTTTGATATTCGAATAACTCCGCTGGTCAACAAAAGAAGTGAAGAGATAATCGGAATCATCCTTTCCCTTGACGATGTTACCGAAAGATTCAATCTCGAGAAAGAATTACGTTTCAGAGAAAAAATGGCGGCGCTGGGAGAGATGTCCGCGAAAGTCGCTCATGAGATAAGAAATCCAATAACGATTATAAGTGGTTTCACCAGAAGGATCGCTCGTACACGCGATAGAGAAAAGATCCAGCAGTACGTCGAAATTCTCAATCGAGAACTCGAAAGATTGGAAACCATCGTAAACGATGTCCTGGATTACTCGAGGAGAGCTAAGAAGAAAGAGAACATCGAATCTGTAAATGCTCTTGAGCTATGTCAGGAGATAGCGAACGGTTTCAAAGATTTAGCGAAAAAGAAAGGAATTTCCCTGATAGTCGAAGGAGATGAAGAAACCGTATTTGTTGGGAACAAAAATAGAATGAAACAGGTTATAATAAACCTAGTACAGAACGCCATTGAGGCGTCAGAAGATAATGGTATTGTAAAAATAGAAGTCGAATTCGCTCAGGAAAATGTGAGAATCTCTGTGTGGAATAAGGGCAAAGAAATTCCTCCGGAGATATTGAGAAGGGTTTTTGAACCTTTCTTCACAACGAAGACCTTTGGAACAGGTCTTGGATTGTCTATATGTAAACGAATAGTCGAAGAACATGGTGGAAACATAACAGCTCAGAGTGATTCTAACGGTACTATCTTCGTGGTATCATTGCCCTCAAGGAGGTATGCGAATGGAGACGAAAAAAATAATGATCGTAGATGA
- the recG gene encoding ATP-dependent DNA helicase RecG: protein MLLEDYLDRCEKLLEKFLSGKVDTIELIQEIKRGAELLEPEELSANEGLKDYIGKFVSYYLPLASLPNERQHLRVKNGFTMINKLRGKFLLTSFDESTSAIPVKVSSLNFDIKYAKGVGERRAKILKKLGIETVKDLLWWLPRDYEDRRRIVPLSSIVADRKVTIRAKLQNFSVKKVKEYVIISAVVSDGFGQIILKWFNQEYITDRLIKEREYLITGIPKKTPFGPYEMNSPEIEEITGRVPREILPLYSLSAGISQKVMRKIVRKNITNVRLLKEFIPAEVIKERNLLPRHHAMYTVHFPKSLYELKESRRRLAYEELFLFEVAVLYNREKLKTTKGGISKSISGKLAERFIDSLNFVLTGDQMRAFEEIREDMKAPTPMNRLLQGDVGSGKTVVAELAIIDNFEAGYQSAMMVPTTVLATQQHQKLVKDLEPLGIKVELLVGSQKKSQQEEIKKRIAIGEVDVVVGTHALIQENVKFKDLGLVIIDEQHRFGVKQREALMNKGALVDTLVMTATPIPRTLALTAYGDLDISTITEMPPGRAPIRTMLISEKRLPELYAFIRDEVNHGHQAFFIYPLIEESEQMDLKAATDEAERLQKEVFPDIGVELLHGRMSDEEKNRIMHRFKNKEAMILVSTSVVEVGIDIPTATVMVIEHPERFGLAQLHQLRGRVGRSSLKSYCMLVLNSNISGEALDRLRKFAGTQNGFKLAEIDLSLRGPGEFMGTRQHGLPDFLVADIVKDSELLIMARNDAMELLKRDPNLEKHNRIIEEIKERFGENISLIEVG, encoded by the coding sequence ATGCTGTTAGAAGATTATCTGGATCGTTGCGAGAAACTTTTAGAAAAGTTTTTAAGCGGAAAGGTTGATACAATTGAGTTAATCCAGGAAATCAAGCGGGGAGCAGAACTCCTTGAACCAGAGGAGTTATCTGCAAATGAGGGATTAAAAGACTACATCGGAAAGTTTGTCTCTTATTATCTTCCACTGGCATCACTTCCGAATGAACGGCAACACCTTCGTGTAAAAAATGGTTTCACCATGATCAACAAACTCAGGGGTAAATTTCTTCTAACATCCTTTGATGAAAGCACTTCCGCTATACCCGTGAAGGTTTCTTCGCTGAACTTTGACATAAAATATGCAAAAGGTGTTGGAGAAAGGCGCGCGAAGATTCTGAAAAAGCTTGGTATAGAAACAGTTAAGGACCTGCTCTGGTGGTTACCGAGAGATTATGAAGACCGTCGAAGAATCGTTCCACTGTCTTCCATTGTGGCTGACCGCAAGGTAACTATCAGAGCGAAACTTCAGAACTTTAGCGTTAAAAAGGTAAAGGAATACGTGATTATTTCTGCTGTTGTTTCCGATGGATTTGGACAGATCATTCTGAAGTGGTTCAACCAGGAATACATAACGGACAGACTTATAAAAGAAAGGGAGTACCTCATTACAGGCATCCCCAAAAAAACACCCTTTGGCCCCTACGAAATGAATTCTCCTGAGATAGAGGAGATAACCGGGCGTGTTCCCCGGGAGATTCTCCCGCTTTACAGCCTTTCCGCCGGGATCTCCCAAAAGGTAATGCGGAAAATCGTGCGAAAAAATATCACCAACGTACGCTTGCTGAAAGAGTTTATTCCTGCCGAAGTTATCAAAGAGAGAAATCTGCTGCCAAGACATCATGCCATGTACACCGTGCATTTTCCAAAGAGCCTATATGAGTTGAAAGAATCCAGAAGGCGCCTGGCATATGAAGAGCTGTTTCTTTTTGAGGTTGCTGTTCTTTACAACCGGGAAAAGTTGAAAACCACGAAAGGTGGAATCAGCAAGAGCATATCCGGAAAACTTGCCGAAAGATTCATCGACAGTCTCAACTTTGTCCTTACAGGCGACCAGATGAGGGCCTTTGAAGAGATAAGGGAGGATATGAAAGCTCCCACGCCTATGAATCGATTACTTCAGGGCGACGTTGGTTCAGGAAAAACGGTTGTTGCTGAGCTGGCTATTATTGATAATTTTGAGGCAGGCTACCAGAGTGCGATGATGGTTCCAACTACCGTCCTTGCAACCCAGCAGCATCAAAAATTGGTGAAGGATTTAGAACCGCTTGGTATAAAAGTCGAACTGCTTGTCGGTTCTCAAAAAAAATCGCAGCAGGAAGAAATAAAGAAACGAATAGCAATAGGAGAGGTTGATGTTGTTGTTGGAACACACGCCCTGATCCAGGAGAATGTGAAGTTTAAAGACCTGGGGCTCGTTATAATTGATGAACAACACAGGTTTGGAGTAAAGCAACGTGAAGCTCTCATGAACAAAGGAGCACTTGTCGACACACTCGTTATGACCGCAACTCCAATCCCGCGAACCCTGGCATTGACCGCATATGGCGATCTCGATATCTCCACCATTACTGAAATGCCCCCAGGGAGAGCCCCCATCAGGACGATGCTGATAAGCGAAAAACGCTTACCGGAACTCTATGCCTTCATTCGCGATGAAGTAAATCACGGTCATCAGGCCTTCTTTATCTATCCTTTAATAGAAGAATCCGAGCAAATGGATCTGAAAGCAGCGACAGATGAGGCCGAGAGATTGCAAAAGGAAGTGTTCCCGGATATCGGGGTTGAACTGCTTCATGGCAGGATGAGCGATGAAGAGAAAAACAGGATCATGCACCGCTTCAAAAACAAAGAGGCAATGATTCTCGTGTCGACCTCTGTTGTTGAGGTCGGGATAGACATCCCTACAGCCACCGTTATGGTAATAGAACATCCCGAAAGATTTGGACTGGCGCAGCTCCATCAGTTGAGAGGAAGGGTTGGTCGCAGTTCTTTGAAATCTTACTGTATGCTCGTTCTTAATAGCAACATCTCCGGAGAAGCTCTCGACAGGTTGAGAAAATTTGCGGGTACACAAAACGGATTTAAGCTCGCTGAGATAGATCTGAGCCTCAGAGGCCCCGGGGAGTTTATGGGGACGAGACAACATGGCCTTCCGGACTTTCTGGTGGCTGATATTGTTAAAGACAGTGAACTCCTAATTATGGCGCGTAACGATGCCATGGAATTGCTGAAAAGGGATCCGAATCTTGAAAAACATAATAGAATAATAGAAGAAATAAAGGAACGATTTGGTGAAAATATATCTCTCATCGAGGTAGGCTGA
- a CDS encoding Mut7-C RNAse domain-containing protein, protein MKFFADRMLGKLAKKLRLLGFDTLYFNNIEEKSILELLHEEERILLTRDRSLHSRALKAGIDSYLLKSNHWNSQLRSVIQRFRLTEDNFHLFYRCSECNAELEEADAASVSGLVPDFVLYTNDKFMRCPGCGRIYWKGTHLEKIIKSLQSVINLTRKD, encoded by the coding sequence ATGAAGTTTTTCGCGGATCGGATGCTTGGAAAGCTGGCAAAGAAACTGCGTTTACTGGGTTTTGATACCCTTTATTTCAACAATATTGAAGAAAAAAGCATTCTGGAACTCCTTCATGAAGAAGAACGTATTCTTCTTACCAGGGATAGAAGTTTACATTCCAGGGCGTTAAAAGCAGGAATCGACAGCTATCTTTTGAAATCGAATCACTGGAATTCACAGTTGCGGTCAGTAATTCAAAGATTCAGATTGACAGAAGACAATTTCCATCTCTTTTATCGGTGTTCGGAGTGTAATGCTGAGCTCGAAGAAGCGGATGCCGCTTCTGTTTCCGGATTGGTCCCGGATTTTGTGCTCTACACTAACGACAAATTCATGCGCTGTCCCGGTTGTGGAAGGATATACTGGAAAGGTACACATCTAGAAAAGATCATAAAAAGCCTTCAGAGCGTTATAAACCTAACTCGAAAGGATTGA
- the hpt gene encoding hypoxanthine phosphoribosyltransferase, whose protein sequence is MELSPSRIRILFSEEDLDRIVKKVAEDINNYYKPLTDEITAICVLKGSVHFYSDLLKRLDLKVRYNFVHVSSYSGMHTTGKIRVKTWVDESLTNRYVLVVEDILDTGNTLRYIINYIWKQKPKDVKLVSLFEKTVHKHGVNLDFVGEKIGDVFVIGYGLDYNEIYRNLPYVGYIPDEENEEG, encoded by the coding sequence ATGGAGCTTAGCCCCTCCAGAATAAGAATCCTTTTCTCTGAGGAAGATCTCGATAGAATCGTTAAGAAAGTGGCTGAGGATATAAACAACTATTACAAGCCCCTGACTGATGAGATCACGGCTATTTGTGTCTTAAAGGGCTCAGTTCATTTTTACAGTGATCTGTTGAAAAGGCTCGACCTGAAAGTAAGATACAATTTTGTCCATGTTTCAAGCTATTCTGGCATGCATACCACCGGGAAGATCAGAGTGAAAACCTGGGTGGACGAATCTTTAACAAATCGCTATGTGCTGGTTGTAGAAGATATACTAGATACAGGCAATACCTTGCGATACATCATCAACTACATCTGGAAACAGAAACCCAAAGACGTAAAATTGGTATCTTTGTTTGAAAAAACCGTCCATAAACATGGGGTTAATCTCGATTTCGTAGGTGAAAAGATCGGTGATGTTTTCGTTATAGGTTATGGCCTCGATTACAATGAAATTTACCGAAATTTACCATATGTTGGTTATATTCCCGATGAGGAAAACGAAGAAGGGTAA
- the ileS gene encoding isoleucine--tRNA ligase produces MDYKDTLNLPKTSFSMRANLVRKEPEQLKKWEEMDLYKYVQKNREGAPLFVLHDGPPYANGNIHVGTALNKILKDFIIKYKTMQGYNAPYIPGWDTHGLPIEHRVASELGEKAKELSKSTIRKKCRKYAEKYVKIQREQFKRLGVRGDWENPYLTFDPKYEASVLKVLSKLVKSGNVYRTLKPIYWCTSCETALAEAEVEYHDHKSYSIYVKFQDKNKPNRFFVIWTTTPWTLPANVAIALNPNFDYCEVKVKDEIWILAEGLLEQAMKAMGIESYEIISTKKGSEFEGEVAQHPFMNRDSVIVMADYVALDAGTGCVHTAPGHGEEDYGTGLRYRLPVISPVNDQGIFTKEAGKYAGLFVFDANPIIVEDLRKSGHLVGEGKIEHSYPHCWRCKNPVIFRATEQWFIDVDKNDLRQKALSEIEKTEWHPSWGQNRITAMVQDRPDWCISRQRSWGIPIPAFRCQDCGESILDGKVIDHFAGIVEEKGTDVWFEWSESDLLPEGYTCPKCGSKNLKKQEDILDVWVDSGSSFEAVVKVMDELRFPADVYIEGSDQHRGWFQSSLLLSVGTEGVAPFKSVITHGFINDEQGRKMSKSLGNAVDPQEINNKYGAEILRLWVASSNYQEDIRISMNIIQQQIENYKKIRNTLRYLLGNLSDYSPQDSVPYEELLELDKWAIMKLHKLIRDVTRYYDRYEFYKVFQSILKFIITDMSAFYLDIIKDRLYVEGKTSPERRSAQTVLFEILVALNKMLAPILTFTSEEVYAHLPEAARNYKTIQVENWPEYKEEYIDSSLEERWEKLINLREDVLKALEIARAEKLIGNSLDAKVTLQIRSKDIDEIVRQYSREFIADLFIVSQVEFAESVEGFNGEYAVVKVDRAEGEKCQRCWKYSIETGADPELPDMCPRCVAVLRKYGSDYEL; encoded by the coding sequence ATGGATTATAAGGACACTCTGAATCTTCCCAAAACATCTTTTTCTATGCGTGCCAATCTTGTCAGGAAGGAACCTGAACAACTGAAAAAATGGGAAGAAATGGATCTTTACAAGTACGTTCAAAAAAACAGAGAAGGTGCGCCACTTTTTGTTCTTCACGATGGACCGCCCTATGCTAATGGAAACATTCATGTCGGAACCGCTTTAAATAAGATCTTAAAGGATTTCATCATAAAGTACAAAACCATGCAAGGGTACAATGCCCCTTACATTCCTGGCTGGGATACCCACGGCCTTCCCATTGAGCACCGCGTCGCTTCCGAACTCGGGGAAAAAGCAAAAGAATTGAGCAAGAGCACCATCAGAAAAAAGTGCAGGAAATACGCGGAAAAATATGTCAAGATACAGCGTGAACAGTTCAAACGCCTTGGTGTGCGGGGAGATTGGGAAAATCCTTACTTAACATTTGATCCAAAATACGAGGCGAGTGTATTGAAGGTTCTCTCAAAACTTGTGAAGAGCGGCAACGTTTACCGCACATTGAAGCCCATTTACTGGTGTACAAGCTGTGAGACCGCTCTTGCAGAAGCGGAGGTCGAGTATCACGATCATAAATCTTACTCGATTTACGTAAAGTTCCAGGATAAGAACAAACCCAATAGATTCTTTGTGATCTGGACCACGACGCCGTGGACCCTTCCCGCTAATGTGGCCATCGCATTGAATCCCAATTTCGATTACTGCGAAGTAAAAGTAAAGGATGAAATCTGGATTCTTGCTGAAGGGCTTTTAGAACAAGCTATGAAAGCAATGGGTATCGAAAGCTACGAGATTATCTCAACAAAGAAAGGTTCGGAGTTTGAAGGTGAAGTAGCTCAGCATCCTTTCATGAATAGGGATTCAGTAATTGTAATGGCTGACTATGTTGCGCTCGACGCTGGAACAGGTTGTGTACACACTGCCCCAGGACATGGTGAAGAAGATTATGGCACCGGTTTGAGATACAGACTTCCCGTTATCTCACCTGTGAATGATCAGGGGATTTTCACCAAAGAGGCTGGAAAATATGCTGGACTCTTTGTATTTGACGCAAATCCTATCATCGTAGAAGATCTGAGAAAATCCGGCCACCTTGTCGGTGAAGGAAAGATTGAACATTCTTACCCGCACTGCTGGAGATGTAAAAATCCGGTCATCTTCAGGGCAACCGAACAGTGGTTCATAGACGTTGATAAAAATGACTTAAGGCAGAAAGCGCTCTCAGAGATCGAAAAGACTGAATGGCATCCCTCTTGGGGGCAAAACAGAATAACCGCTATGGTTCAGGACAGGCCGGATTGGTGTATATCCAGACAGAGATCCTGGGGGATCCCCATTCCTGCTTTCCGTTGTCAAGATTGTGGTGAATCGATTCTTGATGGCAAAGTTATCGATCATTTTGCCGGTATTGTAGAGGAAAAAGGAACGGATGTTTGGTTTGAGTGGAGTGAAAGCGATCTCTTACCGGAAGGATACACATGTCCAAAATGTGGTTCCAAAAACCTCAAAAAGCAGGAAGATATACTCGATGTCTGGGTTGATTCCGGCTCTTCATTTGAAGCAGTTGTCAAGGTCATGGACGAGCTTCGCTTCCCGGCAGACGTTTATATAGAAGGTAGTGACCAGCACAGGGGCTGGTTCCAGTCTTCATTGTTACTGTCAGTCGGCACCGAAGGAGTCGCGCCTTTCAAAAGCGTTATAACTCATGGATTCATAAACGACGAACAGGGCCGAAAAATGTCTAAATCTCTGGGTAATGCTGTTGATCCGCAGGAAATAAACAACAAGTATGGTGCTGAAATACTCAGACTGTGGGTTGCTAGCTCCAATTACCAGGAAGACATAAGAATCTCTATGAACATAATCCAGCAACAGATCGAAAACTATAAAAAGATCAGGAACACCCTGAGATACTTGCTGGGTAACCTGAGTGATTATTCTCCTCAAGATAGCGTACCCTACGAAGAGCTTCTCGAACTCGATAAATGGGCGATAATGAAGCTGCACAAACTCATCAGGGATGTAACCAGGTACTACGATCGATACGAGTTCTACAAAGTATTTCAGAGTATATTGAAGTTCATAATAACGGATATGAGTGCATTCTACCTGGACATAATAAAGGATAGGCTGTACGTCGAGGGGAAAACCTCACCTGAAAGGCGTTCCGCACAAACAGTCCTTTTTGAGATTCTGGTTGCCCTTAACAAGATGCTGGCTCCGATCTTAACCTTCACCTCTGAAGAGGTCTATGCTCATTTGCCTGAGGCGGCGCGAAACTATAAAACCATTCAGGTGGAGAACTGGCCAGAATATAAAGAGGAGTATATCGATAGCAGTCTCGAAGAACGATGGGAAAAGCTCATAAATCTGCGTGAAGATGTGTTGAAAGCTCTTGAAATTGCAAGGGCTGAGAAGCTAATCGGAAATTCCCTGGACGCCAAAGTAACACTTCAAATCCGGTCCAAAGATATTGATGAGATAGTTAGACAATACAGCAGAGAATTTATAGCCGACCTATTCATAGTATCTCAGGTAGAATTTGCTGAGTCTGTGGAAGGATTCAATGGCGAATATGCTGTAGTAAAGGTTGACAGAGCTGAAGGAGAGAAGTGTCAGCGTTGCTGGAAATATTCTATTGAAACCGGTGCTGACCCGGAACTTCCGGATATGTGTCCGCGTTGTGTCGCTGTTTTAAGAAAGTACGGTTCTGATTACGAACTTTGA